GTTCGCCGGGGGAATCGTGGCCACCGTGTCATCGAGCCCCCGATGAACTCACGGCGGCTGATGTTCACCAGCGGACTCGGTCGGTCGTCAGGCCCTACACGGGCCAACTCAGGTTCGAACTCAACAGTGGGCACACCCGCACTGACCTTGCTCGCCCGTGTCGCGCTCAGACTGCGCGCACTTCCCACCGCGCTCGGGCACAACCGACTGATCAAGCGACCGGGAGGTCATCTCGCGCCCGGCACTCGCTCAGGACGATTCGGAATCACCCGCCAGAACGCGGAGCGCGCGGCCGGGGCCAGGGACGCCCCGGGATCGACAAAACCGGGGTGAACTGTGTGGTGGTTGGGAGCCCTATGGCCCGGGCACTGGTGAGAACGACACGCCGGATCGTTTTCACCCCGCGCCCTCTGAGCGCGAAGGCGCGCGAGGCGACTTGGCGGGGGGCCAGAGTGGTGATTGGCACGCACGCACTGGCGCCGAGGAGGATGGTGCCCGGCGGCGTGGTCACAAACACGGTCCCGGCGGGGAGAGTCAGGCACAGGCGCACGCTTCTGGCAGCCGCCCGTCCGGTGTTGCGGGTGCTGAGGGTGAGGCGTATCGCAAGCGCCCCACCAACGCTCACGCTCGGCGTGCGTACGCTCAGCGCGAGGCGCGTAGTCGGGGTCGGCAGCATGGCGGTTTGAATGATGTCCTTGGTGCCGTTGGAGCGGGACCACACCGCCGTCACGTTTCCGGAGGAGTTCACCGCAACCTCGGGGGCAGTGGCGTCCTGCCCAACCACGGAGAGATCCACGGGCGTGCTCCACGCGCCGAATGAGGCCATCGGCGTGGAACATCCAAGTTTCCTCACCGTCGGGGTCGACGGCCGCGCCCAGATCCTCGAGACGGGTGGTCACGCGATTTACGGCGATGCGCGTGGCATCCGGGTCGGGCACCACGAAACCGAGGGCGGGGCAGCGCGCGAGGGCCTCTCCCACGCGTATCCCGGGACGCACCCCATCGCCCCACGCGGCCGGTGTGCACTGGCCGACGATCTGTGAATCCCCCGGAGCGGGACCCATGGCCACCGGGTCATTCCACGGCACTCATCAAGGGGGCACGCGCGTTACGCCACGCACCCCCGTGATGGTGGTCGTGCGGTTAGTCCCGGGTGTTGTTCGATCCGGAGTCGTCGTCCATGTCCTCGTCGTCCATGTCCTCGTCGTCCATGTCCTCGTCGTCCATGTCCTCGTCGTCCATGTCCTCGTCGTCCATGTCCTCGTCGTCCATGTCCTCGCCGTCGCTGGCATCATCACCGGCCCCGGTGCTGATCGATCCGGAGTCGTCTGCGGGTGCCGTGGAGGTGGTGGCGGTCGTCTCGGCGGCCGACGTCGAGTCCGATCCGCCGCAACCGGCAAGCACCCCGCCCCCGGCAACGAGAGCGAGTGCGGCTGCTCCTGCGGCCATCCGGCGCGTCATCATGCGGTTCATCTGATGTCCCTTCGTGGTGGTCCCGGGCCTACGTCTGGGGTATGCAGGCAATGGGGTCTATGCCACAACGTCCGTCATGTCGGTCTAGGCCCGGGGGTTGTTCCAGTGATCGTCATGCACGAGCGTCCGCCACGGGCGCCGCTTGGCGGCCATCGCGGGCGGGAGGCCGACGGGGAATTCGGTGGGGTATCCGAGTGGGGTGATAACGGGGATCTCGCACTCGGCCGGGATGTTGAGCAGCGCCCGGAACTCCTCCTCGGCGTACCAGTGGAACACGGTGGGGACGGTGCCGAGGCCACGGGCGCGGGCAGCGACAAAGAGGTTCTCCATTGCGAATCCCACGGATACGAGGTCGGCGACGCGCTCCCACTCGGCCTGATCGTCGGGGAACGCGTGCCGCGGCACGACCATCCCGACGATCCACACCGGCACCTGGCGGTAGTTGCCGAGTACCTGCTCGGCAAACCCACGTGCCCACTCGGCGTGCTCGTCGGCACTCACATCGGGCGCCGCGGGACGGACGGTCTGGAAGTACTGCGCGCCACCGCGGATGACAATCTCAGCCACGGCCGTACGGATGTCAGGGTCGCGTACGACGACGAGGCTCCAGGCCTGCGCCATACCGCCGGTGGGGGCGAGCAGTGCGAGGCGAAGAATGGCGTCGAGGTCCGCGTCCGCCACGGGCTGATCGGTGTACGAACGAACGCTACGCCTCAGGCGGATTGCCTCATTGGCGTCCATGGGACCTCCCCGTGTCAACCGGGGACCGTCTGCCCCGACCCGCGTACCCTACGTGGCGGTGGTGGCTGTGGGGCGCGACGTCGGTGCGAGGGCGATGCGGACGCGCTCCTGGAGGCGTTGCTCCAACGTGGCGCGGGTGGCCGCGGGGCTGTCCTTCACGGTCGACCACAGCTTGAGGGGCTTGGCATCAAGCGACAGGTTGGCGATCAACCCCGCCGCGGCAGAGTCGGGCAGACCAACGTACGACCCTGCCGGGATCTCGAGTGTCACCTTCTCGCCCCCGTCGAGGCCGGTCCAGATCGCGCGCTCCAGTAGGTGTCGGGCAACGGTGCCGTCGGCATCCGCGGTGCCGCGCTTCGTGCGTGGGGCGGTTGCCTTTCGTCCCGCCACCGGTGAGAGCCCGGCTGCAGCGGGGTCGGCGGAATCGGTGCGGATCTTCTGCCGGGCCTCGTCTACCGTCATCTCGTGGTCCAAATCGCGCGACGTCTTCCAGATGACGTATCCGCACCCACGGTTGCGCGGGCTCTTCCACGAGTTGCACCCGTAGGTCTTCGGGCGATCCACGATCATGCCGCCGCACCCCGGCACCGGGCACTCGGCCACCGGCGCGCGGGGGGGCGTGGCGTTGGTCTCGCCGCGGGCCACCATGCCCGTGGCCTCCTCCGGAGTCACTTCACCCTGCTTGCCGCGCACACGCTTCCAGATGACGTATCCGCATCCGGGCTCCGCCTTGCTCGTCCACGACGTACACCCGTATGAGCGGTTGCGGTCGATGATGTCGCCGTCGCAGCCATCGGTGGGGCACACGCCGATGACCTCGCGGGCGGCCTCCAAGTCTGTGCTCTGGGTGCCAGCGGCGATGTAGGTGAGGGCCTGCTCCATGGTGATCGTTCCACCACTGGACTGCTTCCACAGGGTGTACCCGCAGCCGGGATCGGCCTTGCCGTGGTAGCTATCGCACGAGTAGCTCTTGCGCTGCTCCACGATGTTTCCCGAGCAGGTAGTGCCGTCCGGCAGGGTGAGCGGACAGGGGGCGACGACTGTGCGCGTGACGCGCAGATCGTCACGACCCTTGTCCGCGAACCATTCCACCACCTGCCGCGTGAAGGACACGATCTCGTCATGAAAGTCACTTCGCGCCGCCGCGCCGCGCTGGACCTCGTTGAGCTTTTGCTCCCAGCGCCCGGTCAACTCCGGGCTGGTGAGCAGGTGGTCGCCCAGCATCGAGATGAGCCCGATCGCCTTGTCGGTAGCGCGGAGTTGCTTGCCCTCTCGCTCGACGTACTCGCGGTCGATGAGGCTCTCGATGATGTTCGCGCGGGTCGCCGGAGTACCGAGCCCGCCATCCTTCATGGCCTCGGCGGCCTCGTCGTCCTCCACCAACTTGCCGGCGGTTTCCATCGACTTGAGCAGGCTGCCTTCGTTGTACCGGGCGGGAGGCTTGGTGCTCTTGGCGTGAACGGTCGCCATCGCGCAGGTGAGCCTCTGACCCACCTCGAGCGACGGCAGGGTGCGGTCGTTCGCCTCCTCCTCGCCGTCCTCGTCGGCGGCGGCGACGGCCGCCGCGACCTGCTTCTCCACCCGATAACGGCGCATGGCGTCCACGGCGTACCAACCGGGCTCCACGATCACCGTGCCGCTACTGCGGAACGTGTGTCCCTGGACATCGGTGATGACCACGGTGTCCTTCAGTTTCGCCGGTGGCAGGAACACCGCCAGAAACCGCCGGGCCACCATGTCGTAGATGCGACGGGCATCGCCTCCGAGGCGCGAGAGATTGTGCACATCGTCGGTGGGGATGATGGCGTGGTGGTCGGTGATCTTGGCGTCGTTGACTACGCGCCCGAGCGGCAGGCTTGCAAGCGCTCGCGCGGAGCGCGCCGCGTCGGCGTACTCCGGCGCGGCGGCTCCCACTCGGTCCACAACCGACGTCAACTGCCCCACCATGTCGCTGCTGAGGTAGCGCGAACTGGTTCGCGGATAGGTGAGCACCTTGTGCTCGTCGTAACACGACTGCGCCGCTTTCAGGGTGCGGGTGGCACTGAACCCGAAGCGCTGGTTGGCGTCGCGCTGCAGGGCCGTGAGGTCGTACAGAAGGGGCGCAACCTCTTGGCGGTGCTTGGCGTCAACCGAGCGCACCACGCCTGCAGCACCCGACACGGTGGCCGCGACGCTGTCAGCGGCCGTGCCGGGGACGATGCGATCCCGGTGCTTCTTGCCATCCGGCCCGGTAAACCACAGGGCCGGATGCGTGCCGTCCACGTCGTTCCAGACGGCGGGCAGATCAGAGTCGGCACCGGTCAGGAGTGCGTCGATCTGCCAGTACTTCTGAGGCACGAAGGCGGCAATTTCGAGGTCACGCCGAGCGATCATGGCGAGGGTCGGGGTCTGGACACGGCCGAGCGACAGCACGCTCCGCATGGATCCGGCGCGCGTCGTTGCCGCGCGGGTTCCGTTCATCCCCACCAGCCAGTCGGCCTCGCTGCGTGCGTACGCGGCGTCCTCGAGCGGGATCATGTCCGCGTCGGGGCGGAGCGCACCGAACGCATCCCGGATGGCCGATTTCGTCATAGAACTGAACCATGCGCGTTGCACGGGTTTGTCGCGAGCCCTCTTCGATGCGCTCTGCCGAATGAGCTTGAAGATGAGCTCGCCCTCGCGCCCGGCGTCACAGGCGTTGACGATGGTGTCGACGTCGTCGCGGTTCATGAGTGCGTGCAGCGCGGAGAGCTGCTTGCGTGACCTCGCGTCGCGGGCCTGATACCGGAACGTCTCGGGGATGATGGGTAGATCCTCGTACGTCCACTTCTTGAAGCGGACGTCGTAGGCCTCCGGGGCCACCTGCTCGAGTAAGTGGCCCACGGCGTGGGAGACGACCCAGTGGTCGCTCTCGTAGGCGTCACCCGTCTGCGTGAACGTCTCCGGCAACGCCCCGACGACATCACGGCTGACCGAGGGTTTCTCGCAGATGACCAGTTTCTTGCTCACGGGGCGGGCACCATAGCACCGGCTCCGAGCGCGGAATCACTCCCCGTGGTGCCGCCTCGCGCACGTGCGCGTGACACACGCACGTGCGAACCGGTCAGGCGAAGAAGGGCTCGGCGAGGCGGTAGTCGGCCTCGGGAACGGTCTTCAGCGACCCAACCGCATCGGCGAGGGGAACGTCGGTGACGATGTTTCCGTGGAGTGCCGCCATGCGCCCGGCGAGGCCCTCGGCCACCATCTCGGCGGCGCGCGTACCGAACCGTGTGGCCAGCACTCGGTCCCGCGCGGTGGGGGTTCCACCGCGCTGGATGTGGCCCAACACGGTCACCCGCGTGTCGAAGCCGGTGGCCTCCCGGATGATCGCGCCGAGGCGGTCGCCCACGCCCTGCTGCGCGAGGTGCGCGTGCCCGAACTCGTCACGCTCCCCCTGTGGGCCGCCATCGCCGAGATCGACGCCTTCGCTCACCACCACGATCGAGGCGTCCTGCCCGCGATCGTGACGTCGGCGGAGCGTGTTGATGACGCCATCGGTGTCGGGCGGGTTCTCGGGGATGAGGATGTGGTCGGCGCCGCCGGCGATTCCCGAGTGCAGGGCGATCCATCCCGCGTGGCGTCCCATGACCTCCACCACCATCACGCGGTCGTGGGACTCCGCAGTGGTGTGCAGGCGATCGATCGCGAACGTGGCGATCTGCACCGCCGTGTCGAATCCGAACGTGAAGTCGGTGCCCGAGAGGTCGTTGTCGATCGTCTTGGGCACACCCACCACGTTGAGGCCGAACTCGGCATGGAGTCGACTGGCCGCGCCGAGGGTGTCCTCCCCGCCGATCGCCACGAGGGCGTCTAGGCCGAGGGCGGTGAATCCGGCAAGTGTCGCTCGCGTGGCCTCGGGGTCCTTGAACGGATTGGCGCGTGACGACTTGAGGATGGTGCCGCCCACCGCGAGAATGCCGCTCACATCGATGGGCGCCAGTGTTCGGGCGTCCTGCTCCATCAGTCCCCGCCAGCCACGGAGCACGCCCACGTGCTCATGATCGAACCGTCGCGCACCCACCTTCACGACCGCCCGGATGACGGCGTTGAGCCCGGGGCAGTCACCCCCCCCGGTAAGGATTCCGACGCGCATACCCCGACCGTACCGGTACCGGGTGGATTGCGGCAAGCCCCCGCACGGACCGTCGCTACGCTTCACCCGTCGTAACTGCCCGTCCGGAGGCCGCCCCATCCATGTTCATGCACAGGCCGACGGCCGCGTGAGGCCACACCGTGGCTGACCGCCATGCCCAGATGTGCGACCACCCCGGGGTCCGGGTGGCCTACGACGTGGTGGGCCATGGTCCACCGGTGGCCCTCATCCATGGCTGGGCCTGTCGCCGTTCCGATTGGGACGGGGTGGCCGGAGATCTGAGCCGTGACCACCGGCTGCTGATCCTCGACCTGCCGTGGCACGGAGCGTCACGCGCGACGCGCGACGACTGGTCCATGGCCGACCTCGGGGCGCTCGTCGCTGCCGTACTCGTGGATGAGGGAATGCAGGGGGCCACCCTCGTCGGGCACTCGATGGGCGCCGCCGTGGCGATGGAGGCGGCACGACTCGGGACCGGCTACCAGGTGGTGGCGCTCGACGGTCTCACCTTCATGCACATGTATCCGCGCCAATCGGTGTCGGACACCGATGCGTTCCTCGCCCCGTACGAGGTCGATTTCCCGGCAGCCGTGCACGGGCTGTGCGAGCGGGCGGCGGGGCCCGATGCCGACCCGCTGTTCATCGAGGTGGTGGCGCGGGAGATGGGCACGATGGACGCAACTACGGGGGTGGCCATGTTGCGCCACCTGTTCGACTGGGACATGGACGCCGCACTCGATCACGCCGACGCAGCGGGTACCCGGATCACCGCGTTCGCTGCCAAGTCGATGCTGTCCCCGCGCGTCACCGACGCGTATGGCAATCGCATGCGCATCATTCCTGTGGCCCTCGGTGGGCACTTCTTCCCGCGTCAGCATCCGGCGGCCACCGCCGACCTGATCCGGGGTGTGATCGCCGCATCGGTGGGAGATGCGTCCGGGTCCCGCTCTCGTCCTAGGGGGAAGGCGTGGGATGGCCCGGCGGCGGGGGATGACGTCGGCGCGGATGCTCCATCTGGCGATTGAGAGCGGTCCGCCACGGATGAAAGACCCAGTGGTGCCGGAGAGATTTACCACCGACTCCGGTTAACGACGGTACGGATCTCGTGGGGCCGTCGGCACGACCACCACTCGCCGGGAGACGGGGTGGGGTCGGCCACCTGTCCGGTGGTCACCGCGACAACCGGTGTGGGAATGACTGCTACGGAACCGGGCACCCCGAACCTCCGGGGGCTCCCACGCGCTGACATGACTGCCAGCCCACGATGGCGCAACGAACTGCGGTCGCTGAGCCGTTGCGACGGTGCGCCAACCCGGGCACGGGGCAGAACTCTGGCGTCAGGCGGTCACGCTGGGACAAACGAGTGACGCGGCCGAGCGGCCGCGTCGTGATGAGTAGCGCATACGGGATTCGAACCCGTGCTACCGCCGTGAGAGGGCGGCGTCCTAGGCCCCTAGACGAATGCGCCGTGACAGCCCTGAGATATGACCTTGAGACCGGTGGGATCTGGACTGGGGGAGGAGGACTCGAACCCCCGCTCCTGGGACCAGAACCCAGTGTCCTACCAACTAGACGATCCCCCATTGATCTTCGGCCGTGGGGAAAGGTAGCAAAGGATGAACGGCAGATGGCGGCCCACGTGTGCCCGCCCGCTCCGCTGCACGGACGCGACGATCCCCGGCGTGGCGCGTCCGCCCCGAGCTCGTCACCCGTCCGCGGAGACGACGCAGTACGTCGCCACCTACGCGGTCGCGGACTCCCAATCGCGATACAGACTCGTGTAGATGCCGTCCCGACTCATCAACTCGTCGTGGCTGCCCTGATCCGCGATGCGGCCGTCCGCCACGACCACGATGCGGTCGGCGCGCCGGATGGTGGAGAGGCGGTGGGCGATGATGACGGCCGTGCGACCGCTGAGCAGGCGGTCGAGAGCGTCCTCAATCCGCTTCTCGGTTCCGATGTCGACGGATGAAGTGGCCTCATCCAAGATGATGAGCTGGGGGTCGGCCACCAAGGCGCGTGCGAAGCAGATCAACTGGCGCTGCCCGGACGACAGGCGAGCACCTCGCTCCTGCACGTCGGTGTGGATGCCGTCGGGCAGGCCGTCCACGAACTCGAGAGCGCCCACCGTTTCGAGCGCCCTGCGGACGTCCTCGTCGGTAGCGGCAGGGAAGGCGAAGCGCACGTTCTCGGCGATGGTTGTACTGAAGAGGTGCCCCTCCTGGGGAACGATTCCCATCTGGGCACGTAAGGACTCCTCGCGTACGCCGCGCAGGTCGATCCCGCCCACGGTAACGGTGCCCTCGTCGGGGTCGTAGAGGCGTGCGATCAACTTGGCGATCGTGCTCTTGCCCGCGCCGGTGGCCCCCACCAGCGCTACCGTCGCGCCGGGCGCGATGTGCAGGTGGACATCGCGGATGACGTAGTCACGTCCGTATCCGAACGAGACCCCGTCGAGGTCGATGGCCCCGGGAACGGCGGGCAGGTCCACGGCGTCGGCGCGGTCGGTGACGGCCGGGTCGGTTTCGAGCACCCCGAAGATCTTCTCGAGCGCCGCCATGGCCGACTGGAAGGTGTTGAAGAGCTGTGAGAGCTGCTGGATCGGGTCGAAGAACGCCGAGAGGTACCCGATGAACGCGACCATCACTCCCACGCTCAGATCGGTGCTCAGCACCCGGTTGCCGCCGTACCAGAGGATGAGCGCGGTGCCGAGTGCGGCGAGGAGTTCCACCGCCGGGAAGTAGATGCCCGACACCGTGACGGTGGTCATGTTGGCCTCCCGGTACTCCCGGTTGGCATCGCGGAAGCGTCGGCGGACCTCATCCTGGCGCCCGTGGGCCTGAACCACGCGCACTCCCGACAGGGTTTCCTGCAAGACGGTGAGGACGACGGCTACGCGTTCGCGTGTGAGCCGGTACGCCTTCGCGGCCGTCACGCGGAACCACGCAGTACCCACCGCGAGGATCGGGAAGATGATGAGCGCGGCGATGGCCAGCTTCCAGTCATACGCGATGAGGATGCAAACGACGCCGATGAGCGACAGCCCGTTGATGACGAGCGATGTCGCCCCCTCGACCACGAGTTGGTGGACGGCCTCGATGTCGGAAGTCAGGCGACTGACGCTGCGCCCGGTGGGTGTGCGCTCGTGGTGCCCGAGGTCGAGCCGCATCATGTGACGGAACACTTGGCGGCGCAGGTCGAGCAGAACCCGCTCGCCCACCCACGACGACAGGTAGCTCTGCCAGTAACCGGCGACGAGCCCAATGAGGCCGATGACCACGAACACCGTGACGATGACGGCGAGCGCCGTCACGCTGCCTACGGAGATACCGGAGTCGATGGCGATCTGGGCCAGCGCCGGACCGGCGAGCCCGGCGGCCGTCACCAGGAGCATGAGGACGACCGTCAGGATCACGCGCCCGCGGTAGGGGCGGAAGTACGGCACGAGACGCCGCACGTTCCGACGTGGCCGGCGGGTGCCGCGGGGCTCGTCCTCGTCGTGGTCGAGGCGACTGATCAGGCCGCCGACATGGCCGTGTCCCACGGGTCGCGTACCCATCAGGCGTCGCGTCCCACGCGTTTGTCGGGGCGCGCGAGCCCCTGGTCGTGGATCTCTCGGTAGAGCATGCTCGTGGCGTAGAGGTCGTCGTGCGACCCGCGCGCGGCCACCCGTCCGTCGTCGATCAGGACGATCTCGTCGGCCAGCCGGATGGTGGACAGACGGTGGGCGATGATGATGGTGGTCCGCCCGGCCATCACCGTGGCAAGCGCGGTGGAGATCGCCCGCTCGGTGGAGGCGTCCACCGAGGCCGTGGCCTCGTCAAGCACCAAGATGCGCGGATCCTGCACGATGGCCCGAGCGATAGCGATACGTTGGCGCTGGCCACCGGACAGCGTGACGCCGCGCTCGCCCACCACGGTGTCGTACCCCTCAGGAAGGGCGCGAACGAAGGCGTCGGCCTGCGCGAGGCGCGCGGCGCTTTCCACCTGCGCATCCGTGGCGTCGGGACGGCCGAAGGCCACGTTGGCGCGGACGGTGTCGGAAAACAGAAACGGTTCTTGGCCCACCATGCCGACGATCCGGCGAGCATCCTCTAGGCGCAGGTCGCGCAGGTTGGCGCCATCCACGTACACGGCACCCTGCTGGGGGTCGTAGAAGCGGGGGATGAGCTGCGTGATGGTGCTCTTGCCCGACCCCGTGGGGCCGATGAGGGCGACGATGCGCCCGGCGGGGATGTCCAGATCGATGTCGTGCAGCACCGGTCGATCGGGGTCGTACCCGAAGGTGATGCCCGAGAGCACCACGTGGCCGCCACCGTCGGGCATGGGGATGGGGTGCTCGGCCTCTACGATCTCGGGCTCCGTATCGAGGATCTCGAACACTCGCTGGCCGCTCGCTGCCGCGCGCTGTGCGTTGCCGATGAGCATGCCGATGGACCGGAAGGGCCAGGTGAGGATGGCAAGGTAGAGGTAGAACTGCACGAATGCGCCCAGGGTCAGGGTTCCGTTGATGGTGAATGTGCCGCCCACGAGAATGACCACGGCCACGCCGAGCACGGGCAGGAAGCCCATGAGTGACTGGTAGAAGCTCTGCAGGCGCGCCGCGTCCATGCTGCGGGCGAACGCGGTGTGGGCGCGCACTGCGAACCGGTCGCTCTGTGCCACCTCTTGACCGAAGGCCTTGACCACCCGGATCCCGGCGATGCTCTCCTCCGCCGTCTGGGTGACATCACCCACCTTCTGTTGCACGTCCACCAGCACGGGGTGTGAGCGCGTACTCGACCGCACGGCCACCAGCACTAGTGCGGGGCCCATGAGCAGGGCCAGCAGGGTGAGCGGCACGTTGATGAACAGCAGGACGACCGTGACGAAGACGAGCGTGAACGCGTGCATGAACAGAAATATGAGTCCGTACCCCAAGAAGAAGCGCACCGTCTGCAGGTCGCTGGTCGCCCGCGACATGAGTTGGCCCACCGGCATGCGGTCGAAATACCCGAACGAGAGCCGCTGGAGGTGCGCGAAGACCCGGTCACGCAGGTCGAACTCCACTGCCAGGCTCACGCTTCCCGCCATGAGACGGCGCATCACGGCGAAGAGCGCCCGGATGACGCCCACTACCACCACCGTGATGACCAATGGGAGGAGGGCGTCCTCCTGCTGGCCGGCGAGCACGTCGTCAATGACCCGACGAGTCAGATATGGCAGGGTGATCGTGCAGGCCATCAGCCCGAGCGCCGCGAGGGCGGTGATCGTGACCGACCACGTGTAGGGCCGGAGAAAGGTGAGGAGCCTGACGAGCGTGCGCAGTAGCGGGTCCGATCGTGGTGGTGGCGAGGAGCGCCCTGGGGAGTGGCGCCGCACCCCCCTCATCGCAGTGCCCAACTGTAGCGAGGGTCGCGACGCCCACCGCATCGGTCGGCTCGTGGCCTCCACTCGGGTTCCGGGTGTGCGCGTGATCGGCACGCAGTCCGACGCCGACCACCACCGTACGGTCATCACGCTGGCCGGCCCGGCCGGTGCATTGGTGGACGCCGCAGTGGGCCTCGCCACGTGCGCGCGCGACGAGATCGACCTGCGCGGGCATGACGGCGTCCATCCGTGTGTCGGCGCCCTCGACGTGCTGCCGTTCGTCGCGCTGCGTGACGAACAGATGCCGAGTGCGGTGGCCGCCGCACGTGAGGCGGCCCGGCGTATCGGCGACGAGGTGGGTGTGCCCTGCCTTCTCTACGGCCGCGCGGCGGGTGCGGGCCGCGAACGACCGGCACTCCTGCGTGCCGGCGGTCGGGACCGGCTCACCGATGCGATGTCGCGCGGGGAGGTCGTGGCCGACGCGGGTCCCTCCGCCCCCCATGTATCGGCCGGCGCCACTCTGGTCGGTGCCCGTGGCCCGCTCATCGCGTGGAACATCTGGCTGCCGGGGGCATCGTTGGACGACGCCCGCGCCATCGCCACCGCCGTGCGTGAGGGGACGGACGGCACCGGCCTCACGGGCGTTCGGGCGCTCGGACTCATGTGCACACGCCGCGGCCTTGCGCAGGTCTCCATGAACGTGGAGGATTACCGACGTACACCGCTGCGCGCGGTGGTCGAACGGGTGCGGCACGAAGCCGCGTCGCGGGGCGTCCGATCAGGGGCCTCGGAACTCGTGGGGCTCATCCCCCGCGACGCCCTACGTGGGGTGTCCCCGGCTACGCTGGGTCTCCCTGCGTTCCATCCCGCGCAGGTCATCGAGACATTTACGGAGGACTGACCGATCGCTCCCAAGCGCCGCCGCAGGCCCACCGCCGGACCCCCGCCGGTGAAGAATCCACGGTATGAGGCCAAGGTTGAGGCCACTGCCGCGGGTGTTCCGTCCACCGGACGCACGGATGGTCTGCCGAAGGGCGCACCGACCCGGGCGGGCATGAAGAGCGTTCTCGTCCGCGCCGGGGTGGCCGCGGCCATCTTCTTCGTGTTCCTCTACTTCGTGAACAAGGACACCCCGCAGATGTCTCTGACGTTCGCGGTCATCATGGGCGTGATCATGATCCCGCTCGGGATATTCCTCGATCGTCTGGCGCATCGCATGGCGGTTCGCCGCTGGAAGCGCCGGAACGGAGTGGGGTAGACATGCCCCCCAAGGGCACGCGGGATGTGCTGCCGGCCGAGAGCCGGGTTCGTGCTCTCATCGAGGGCGTGGCCGCAGACCTCATGCCCGGTCACGGCTTCGGGCGCATCACCACGCCCACCTTCGAGGAGACCGACGTCTTCGTGCACGGTGTGGGCACGGCGACCGACATCGTCCGCAAGGAGATGTACACGTTCACCGATCGTGGTGGCCGCAGCCTGACGCTTCGCCCCGAGGGCACCGCACCGGTGGCCCGCGCGTACGTAGATCACGGCATGCACAAGCTGCCCCAGCCGGTCAAACTCTGGTACCTGGCGCCGATGTTCCGTTACGAGGCGCCCCAGTCCGGTCGCTTCCGCGAGCACTGGCAAGTGGGCGCCGAGGCGTTT
This Thermoleophilia bacterium DNA region includes the following protein-coding sequences:
- a CDS encoding 6-phosphofructokinase, whose protein sequence is MRVGILTGGGDCPGLNAVIRAVVKVGARRFDHEHVGVLRGWRGLMEQDARTLAPIDVSGILAVGGTILKSSRANPFKDPEATRATLAGFTALGLDALVAIGGEDTLGAASRLHAEFGLNVVGVPKTIDNDLSGTDFTFGFDTAVQIATFAIDRLHTTAESHDRVMVVEVMGRHAGWIALHSGIAGGADHILIPENPPDTDGVINTLRRRHDRGQDASIVVVSEGVDLGDGGPQGERDEFGHAHLAQQGVGDRLGAIIREATGFDTRVTVLGHIQRGGTPTARDRVLATRFGTRAAEMVAEGLAGRMAALHGNIVTDVPLADAVGSLKTVPEADYRLAEPFFA
- a CDS encoding ABC transporter ATP-binding protein, with the protein product MGTRPVGHGHVGGLISRLDHDEDEPRGTRRPRRNVRRLVPYFRPYRGRVILTVVLMLLVTAAGLAGPALAQIAIDSGISVGSVTALAVIVTVFVVIGLIGLVAGYWQSYLSSWVGERVLLDLRRQVFRHMMRLDLGHHERTPTGRSVSRLTSDIEAVHQLVVEGATSLVINGLSLIGVVCILIAYDWKLAIAALIIFPILAVGTAWFRVTAAKAYRLTRERVAVVLTVLQETLSGVRVVQAHGRQDEVRRRFRDANREYREANMTTVTVSGIYFPAVELLAALGTALILWYGGNRVLSTDLSVGVMVAFIGYLSAFFDPIQQLSQLFNTFQSAMAALEKIFGVLETDPAVTDRADAVDLPAVPGAIDLDGVSFGYGRDYVIRDVHLHIAPGATVALVGATGAGKSTIAKLIARLYDPDEGTVTVGGIDLRGVREESLRAQMGIVPQEGHLFSTTIAENVRFAFPAATDEDVRRALETVGALEFVDGLPDGIHTDVQERGARLSSGQRQLICFARALVADPQLIILDEATSSVDIGTEKRIEDALDRLLSGRTAVIIAHRLSTIRRADRIVVVADGRIADQGSHDELMSRDGIYTSLYRDWESATA
- the topB gene encoding DNA topoisomerase III, which encodes MSKKLVICEKPSVSRDVVGALPETFTQTGDAYESDHWVVSHAVGHLLEQVAPEAYDVRFKKWTYEDLPIIPETFRYQARDARSRKQLSALHALMNRDDVDTIVNACDAGREGELIFKLIRQSASKRARDKPVQRAWFSSMTKSAIRDAFGALRPDADMIPLEDAAYARSEADWLVGMNGTRAATTRAGSMRSVLSLGRVQTPTLAMIARRDLEIAAFVPQKYWQIDALLTGADSDLPAVWNDVDGTHPALWFTGPDGKKHRDRIVPGTAADSVAATVSGAAGVVRSVDAKHRQEVAPLLYDLTALQRDANQRFGFSATRTLKAAQSCYDEHKVLTYPRTSSRYLSSDMVGQLTSVVDRVGAAAPEYADAARSARALASLPLGRVVNDAKITDHHAIIPTDDVHNLSRLGGDARRIYDMVARRFLAVFLPPAKLKDTVVITDVQGHTFRSSGTVIVEPGWYAVDAMRRYRVEKQVAAAVAAADEDGEEEANDRTLPSLEVGQRLTCAMATVHAKSTKPPARYNEGSLLKSMETAGKLVEDDEAAEAMKDGGLGTPATRANIIESLIDREYVEREGKQLRATDKAIGLISMLGDHLLTSPELTGRWEQKLNEVQRGAAARSDFHDEIVSFTRQVVEWFADKGRDDLRVTRTVVAPCPLTLPDGTTCSGNIVEQRKSYSCDSYHGKADPGCGYTLWKQSSGGTITMEQALTYIAAGTQSTDLEAAREVIGVCPTDGCDGDIIDRNRSYGCTSWTSKAEPGCGYVIWKRVRGKQGEVTPEEATGMVARGETNATPPRAPVAECPVPGCGGMIVDRPKTYGCNSWKSPRNRGCGYVIWKTSRDLDHEMTVDEARQKIRTDSADPAAAGLSPVAGRKATAPRTKRGTADADGTVARHLLERAIWTGLDGGEKVTLEIPAGSYVGLPDSAAAGLIANLSLDAKPLKLWSTVKDSPAATRATLEQRLQERVRIALAPTSRPTATTAT
- a CDS encoding alpha/beta fold hydrolase; the protein is MADRHAQMCDHPGVRVAYDVVGHGPPVALIHGWACRRSDWDGVAGDLSRDHRLLILDLPWHGASRATRDDWSMADLGALVAAVLVDEGMQGATLVGHSMGAAVAMEAARLGTGYQVVALDGLTFMHMYPRQSVSDTDAFLAPYEVDFPAAVHGLCERAAGPDADPLFIEVVAREMGTMDATTGVAMLRHLFDWDMDAALDHADAAGTRITAFAAKSMLSPRVTDAYGNRMRIIPVALGGHFFPRQHPAATADLIRGVIAASVGDASGSRSRPRGKAWDGPAAGDDVGADAPSGD